Genomic DNA from Chitinivorax tropicus:
GAGCAGTTGTGGATTCGGGTGGTGGAAAACCAGCGTGATGCGGCTGAAGCCAAAGCCATCGCATTGGCCTCTTTGAATCTGGCACGGGTTTCGTTGCGCGGCGATGCCAGTGGCGGGCAGGCGTATGACCACCCTGGCGAGGCATGGGCTGTGCCGATTGCCAAAATGCCAGTTGAGCGGGGTGAGGCAGGGGGCGAGATTCGCGATCTGCAAGGCTTGTTCAACCTCAACAGCCTGACCAACGACAAAGGCGACCCCAACCCGCAGATCATCAAGGCTTATAAGCGGTTATTGCAACAACTGCAATTGCCGGAGGATCTCGCCCACAGCCTGCTGGATTGGTTGGATCAGAATCCCGATGTATCCATACCCGGCGGGGCCGAGGACATGGATTACCTGAACCTGCCCGTGCCATATCGCGCTGCCAACCGGCAGATGAGTGATCTGTCTGAGCTGCAGCGCGTCAAAGGATACACGGCGGAGGCGATTGAAAAGCTGCGGCCTTTTGTCACGGTGCTGCCAGTCGGTACAACGGAAGAGGGTGCCAAGATCAATGCCAACTTCGCCCCGGCAGAAGTGCTGGTGGCTGTCGTGGATGGCTTGGACCTGCCCACAGCACAGCAGTTGACGCGCCAGCGCAAGAGCACACCGTTCAAAAGCCTGGAAGAGGTCAAAACAAATTTGCCAGAGCCCTTGAAAGACAAGGTGACCTTGCTGACGGTGCAGACCATCTATTTCGAGGCGCGCATCACCGCCCGATTTGGCCGCGTTGCTTTGACCTATGTCGCGCTGCTCAAGCGGGAGGCTGGTAGCAGCAGTCTGCCCACCGTCCTGATGTTGAAGCGGCTTTGAAACCCTGCCCGCCGCAGCCGATATAACAGTGTTTGGTATTTCTGGCCGAGCACGTAAAATGCGGTGGCAGAACAGATTAAATGTATTGAAGCCGGTTATCGATGACTGAGGGGATGCCCTCACGCCATATCGTCAATCGATGAATTTTGGGCGGGTGATCTCACCTGCCTGCAACCCGCCGGGCAGCCGCCCGGCCTGAGAAGAAGAACAGCCAGCGTGCATCGTTTACGTCTTTCCATATCTCAAGGGCCAGGTCTGGACGAGCCCCAGATCGATTGGGTGGTTACCCAGGCAGATGGCCGTGTGCTTGAGCGGGGCCAGGGCGACCCTGGCCATTATCGGCAGAGTCGATTCGTCGAATTGATTGTGCCCGCCGCCCAGACTTTGCATACCGAAATCACTCTGCCGACTACATCCCGCAAGCAAGCCAGCAAAGTGGCGGCCTTTGCGCTGGAAGAGCGTCTGATGACGGCGCCCGAGCAGGCCCATATCGCGCTGGGTGCGCCGCAGGACAGGCGTTTCCCGGTTGTGGTCATGGGCAAGCCACTCCTGAAGCGGTGCCTGGATGCCCTGCAGCAGCTGGGATTGAAGCCAGTCGCGGCATACAGCATGGCGGCCATGTTACCGGCTGGAGATACCAGCTGGCATGGTGTGATCGACCAGCAACAAGGCTATCTGCGAACTGGCCCGAACGAAGGCGTCAGCTTTGACCCCAGCAGCAGCCAGCTGCCCGCCGAGATCGTGCTGGCCTTGAAGCATGCCAGCCAGCCACCGGAAAAACTGGTGTTCCATGTGGGTGAGGGCGGCGTGCCAGCCGGATGGCATGCAATCGGGGTGGCGATCGAATCCGCCCCGCTGCTGGATTGGGGGGCGGCTGGCGTGCATGATGGCGCGGTCAACTTGCTGCAGGGTGAGTTCGGCGGTGCACAGACCATCGAGGTGGATTGGAAACGCTTCAAGCCAACCCTGTGGCTGGCTGGGATTGCATTGGCAATCTATATGGGCGCCACCATCATGGATTGGGGCATGTTGTCGGCACAACGGAAAAGCCTCAACAAGCAGATGGAAGCCGAGCTGCGGAAGGTGATGCCCGTCGGGCCGATCATTGACCCCTTGGCACAAGCCAAACAATTGATCGTCAAAGCACCCGATGC
This window encodes:
- the gspK gene encoding type II secretion system minor pseudopilin GspK, encoding MRKQQGVAIITAVLVVAIVAAIVFFMAWREQLWIRVVENQRDAAEAKAIALASLNLARVSLRGDASGGQAYDHPGEAWAVPIAKMPVERGEAGGEIRDLQGLFNLNSLTNDKGDPNPQIIKAYKRLLQQLQLPEDLAHSLLDWLDQNPDVSIPGGAEDMDYLNLPVPYRAANRQMSDLSELQRVKGYTAEAIEKLRPFVTVLPVGTTEEGAKINANFAPAEVLVAVVDGLDLPTAQQLTRQRKSTPFKSLEEVKTNLPEPLKDKVTLLTVQTIYFEARITARFGRVALTYVALLKREAGSSSLPTVLMLKRL
- the gspL gene encoding type II secretion system protein GspL yields the protein MHRLRLSISQGPGLDEPQIDWVVTQADGRVLERGQGDPGHYRQSRFVELIVPAAQTLHTEITLPTTSRKQASKVAAFALEERLMTAPEQAHIALGAPQDRRFPVVVMGKPLLKRCLDALQQLGLKPVAAYSMAAMLPAGDTSWHGVIDQQQGYLRTGPNEGVSFDPSSSQLPAEIVLALKHASQPPEKLVFHVGEGGVPAGWHAIGVAIESAPLLDWGAAGVHDGAVNLLQGEFGGAQTIEVDWKRFKPTLWLAGIALAIYMGATIMDWGMLSAQRKSLNKQMEAELRKVMPVGPIIDPLAQAKQLIVKAPDARAPAPESLIGRLLPLGPLLGDATAIRLDYGPGGLKLDCKVASQAVADALLQRLKTANLPAKLESVTAADSGGMVAKFTIAGKAQ